A window of Haloarcula marismortui ATCC 43049 genomic DNA:
AGCGTGATCGCGGCAGTCAGCAGGAGCCACGACCCCCGGAGCCAGCGCGTCATGCTGCCCAGCCAGTCGTCGAACATGCTCTCCGTCCCCCGGAGTTTGGCGACGAAGTGGGTCACGCCAACGGTGAAGGGAACCACCATGAGCGCGTACGCCGAGAACGTTATCGGCGGGTGGATTGCCATGAACGGGTCGACCAGTAGCGGGTTCAGCCCGCTGCCGTCCTGTGGAATCCCGTTAGCCGCGACCGACGGGTACTCTGCCGACAGGGGAGTAAACGGGCTGTCGTTGACTAGCATCCAGGCGAACACGGTGACAACGCCCATCCCAAGGGATTGCGAGAGACGTGCGCCGCGTGTGCTGTACCGGCCCAGAAGCAAGGTCGTCGTGACGACAACAGCCGTGAGCATCGCCCACAGCAGTATCGATCCCGCGTTGGACGCGTACACTCCTGTGACTTTGTACAGCGTCGGGAGGTAATTTGCAGTGTTGTCCCAGACATACGCGTTGGTGTAATCCCCACTGAGAAACTGCGAAGTCAGGTATAGCAGTGCGATAACGAACGACCCCGTCGCGACGCCCGCGGCAGCCTTGCTGACGCGAAGGAACGACTCGTCGCCGGTCACGTACTCGTAGCCGAGTAGCGCCGTGGCAAGCACGCTTCCGAACAGGCCGATTGCCAGCAGCCAGGTCCCGACTGCTAGCCCGAATACGACTGTTGTCATGTTGCCTCCTCGGACCTCTTCTCAAGCGTTGCAAGCAGTTCGTCCCGCCCGATGTACCCCTCAACGCTCTCGACAGTGTCGCCGTTTGGCGTCATAATCCGGTGCTGTGGCGGATACGTCGCTTGGTGCTGGCGAACCAGCGCTGTCCCGTTCCCCGGGTCGTCGATGTTTATTGCGAGCAGGACGTAGTCATCCATCGCAGCACGGATAGTCTCGTTCCGGTAGTGGTTCTTGTCATACCGCTCGCAGTACGTACACCACGTCGCCCAGTAGTAGACCAGAACCGGCTTGTCCTGTGACTGGGCCGCATCGAGCGCAGTACCGGGGTCGGTTTCCCACTCTAAACCGCCCTGATACGTGTGTGCGTCGTCTCGGACCACCGGTGCAGCGTTCATCGAATAGTAGCCTACCCCAAGGACTACCAGGAAGAACGCGATGGTGATCGTTTTACGAGCGTTCATTTGGTGACTGTGTCAAAATATGTGATGCCAGAAAGGCTGTCGATTCCTGTTACCGCTTGCGCTGGGCGTACGCCACAGCAAGGAGCGCGATGAGCAACGCCGCGGCCATCATGAACGCGGCGGCACTGGTCGGGGAACTCCCGTCGCTGCTACCGCCGCTGACCCCTGCCTGCTGTGGTTCCGCTGTCTGCTGTGCTGCGGCCGTCTCTGCGGGCGTTCCGACCGAAGCAGCGTCGTCAGTGTCCGGCGCAGATGCGTCGCCCGCATCTTCGGGGAGCATCGGCTCGCCGCCACTCCGGGACGGGATACGCGGCATTTGCTGCTCGGGGTACTGTCCGGTGAGGCTGGTCATGAACGCGGTGACGTTCTCGGCCTGCTGGTCGGAGATATTCTGGCCGACCTGACAGGACGCCATCACCTTCGTCGCGTTCTCTAGCGTCCGGACCTGACCGTTGTGGAAGTACGGCGCTGTGTGCTCGACGTTCCGGAGCGTCGGAACCTTGAACATATGCTCGTCACTGCTGTCACCGGTCACTCCGGCGCGCCCGGAGTCAGCGTACAGGTTGTATCGGTCGATGTACTGGTCACACTGCGGGTTCGAACCCTGGTAGACGCCTAGCTTCTGGTAGTATCCGTTTCCGTTCTCCATCTGCCACTGCGGGCCGTTGAACGCGGGGCCGGAGTGACAGCCCTGACAGCCCAGTTCCTTGAACGTCTCCATCCCGTTGAGCTGCCGTTCGGTCAGGGCGTCCTCGTCACCTCTGACGTACCGGTCGTACGAGCTGTTCGGCGTGATGAGCGTCCGCTCGTAGGCAGCGATTGCGTCGACGGTGTTGTTGAGCGTGACCGGGTCCTCACCGCCGTAGACATCTTCGTACAGCTCAACGTAGCCCTCGTTGTTACGTATCTTCTCCATCGCCGCCTCGGAGGTCGGCATCCCCATCTCGACGCCTGCGGTGATGGGACCTTTTGCCTGCGCTTCAAGCGTGTCGGCGCGGCCGTCCCAGAACTGAGTGCTCATGAACACGGCGTTCCACACCGTCGGCGAGTTGCGCGGCCCGGTCTGGCCGTGGACACCGCGACCGACAGTTCGGCTGCCGTCGCCACCTTCCATCACGTTGTGGCAGGTGTTACAGGAGATAGAGCCGGTGTCAGAGAGGCGCGGATCGAAGAACAGTTTCTTGCCGAGTTCGATCTTTGCCTCCGTGTCATTTGGCTTCCGGACTTCCTCATAGGACGGCAGCGGCTGACTGGTTGGTGGTTCGACGGGTAAATCGGACGTCTCGTTGCTACTCTGATTACTCGTCTGTGCGGTCTGTTGCGCTGTCTCGTCAAGCGTGTCGCTCACTGCTTCACCTGACGGCCCCCCATCCACAGCACCGACGGTGCTTACAATAGGTCCGCCAATCAACAGTAGCGACATGCCAACGACGAAGACGGCGCGAGCCAACGGCTGTCGCGACATATACCGCATATGTTCCCTAGCCCTCTTAAAATGGAGCGGTAAATATTCAGGGAGGGGATACTTAAAGCAGACAAGCGCAGTCTATCGGTTCCCGGTCTGTGGTTGATTGAGAATCCGCACAACAGTTTTTTGTGTGGCCTCAAGAACTGAGCGTATGAACGTATTGTCACGGCTCGAAACCCGCGGGATTCCGTATCTCCGCGCGTTGTTTCAGTCTAGCAGTATCAAGTACTTGACCCTTCTCGCTGGGGTTGCATCGCTGGGGAGCATCTTCGGCATGGCGTCAGATTCGATGTACGGCGTCAGCAATCAGATCAACCTGATTGCGTACTGGCATATCGGTCTGGCGACGGCCGCAGCGGTTGCGCTCACAGTGACATTCCTCGGGTGTGCCCTCTATCTGGCGACCGAGACGCCGTTCTGGGAGTTCCTCGCCCATTCGTCGGGCGAAGTCGGGTTCCTGATGGTCACGCTGACGCTGGTGACCGGGAGCGTCTGGGGGAAAGTTATCTGGAACAGCTGGTGGGAGTGGACTGACATCCGTCTGGTCACGTTCCTCGTCATCTGGTTCATCTACGCGGGCTACCTGCTCATCTACTCCGCCGGCGGGGATTCTGCCTCTCTCAAGCGCATTACGTCGGTGTACGGCATCGTCGGGTTCGTGACTGTGCCGCTCTCGTATCTGTCCACGCGGCTCTGGACGCCCACGTTCCATCGACCGACGACCGGGAATCCGGACGCGGACGCGACGATTACAGTCCCGGCGTTACTCCTTTCCATCGCGGCACTCCTGCTCGTCTATCTCTACCTCGTCGGGTCCCGGGTACAGCTACGCGAACTCAAACGTCGGGTCAACTACGCCCGCCGCGACCGGACGCTCGACGACCACGCGATGGGGCCAAGCCAGGGGGGTGATTGAAGATGGAACCCCTCCTTCTGGTCGGCTACAGCGCGGTCTTTCTGGCACTCATCATGTACGTCGGCTATCTCCGTAACCAAGTCACGGCGCTCGAAGAACAGATTTCGGAACTCGTCGATCAGTAACGCAGCTCCCGTCCCGGTTGACCGGGCCGAGCCAGTTTTTACAACTGGACGCTCAAATCGAGCCGACTCCAGCCGGTCGCGCCGTCCGGGAACGGACTTGAGCGCACGCGTGTCTGCTCCGCTCCGGTCCCGTCGATTGCTTTCGCAATGACAGTGTAGCTGGAGCGTTCGGGCTGCCATTCGTACTTCCATTGCCGCCAGGTGTCCGGGTCCGGTAGTTGGTCCGATAGCGTCGCCGTGTCCCACGTTTCGCCACCATCGAGTGAGACAAGCACCGCCCGTATTCCATCTGTTCCGGCATAGGCGTGTCCACCGAGCTGGACCCGCCCGTCGGAAAGACGGTTACTCGTGCTGATTTTGACGACCGTATTGACTGTTCCCATCCCGTTCCAGCCTCGTTCTTCCCAGTAGCCGCTCTCCGACTGGTCGACAACCTCGATCTCGTCGAGCCACTTCACGTTGAGTTTGCCCCACCGGTTAGGGAGCAGCGCGCGGACCGGGAACCCGTGCTGGCGCGGGAGTTGGCTCTCGTTCATCCCGTAGGCCAGCATCGCGTCCGAAAGCATCGACATCGGCATCGAGTAGTAGTAATCGTCGGCCGCGCGGAAGACGACGTGGCTTCCGTTCGCGCCGGCTTCGGAGAGGAGGTCCATGAGCGAACAGCCCGTCCAGAGGGCGGTCCCGATTTGCTCGCCGTCGACCGGGTCGCCCAGACAGCGGAGCGTTTTGAACCGGGTGATCGTTTCTCGCTGTCTGAGGTCTTCGTATGTAAACTCTCGCTCCGTCTCGACGTTGCCGGTGACTGAGAGCGTCCAGCTATCCGTCTCGACAGTCGGCGGACGGGGGTTGATATCGACGGTGAAAAACGAATCCGTCGTGTCGACCAGGCCGGTCATCCCCTCGACATCGAACGACCGGTCGGCGGCCGTGGCGAGGCGCTGCTCAACCGGGTTAGACTCGTCTTCACGTTCTGATGACGATGTCGAAAGGTCCTCTGTCTGGGACCCGCTACCCTGCACGAATCCGACAGCGTGCGCGACGACGTTGTAAGCCCCGAGTCCGGCGAGGGTCTTTACGAACGCACGTCTGTCATCAGGGGTCGCCGGCTGCCCGTTGCTGTTGTCGGTCGAGCGTGCAATCACCAGCCCGGTCCCGATTGTCCCGGCGGCGGCAGGTACGATGGCGGGCAGCGGTGCCCAGACAGTAGCGGCGACGAACACCCAGACGGCAAGCAGCGATAGCACCATGCCACCGATGTTCGGAGCCCCTTCGACAAGCCGCTCACCTGTCCGAAAGCCAGCGTAGCTGACCGCACCAGTGACCCCGGCCAGTGCGATTCCGAACACGAGGAGAGCAAGCGAAAACGACAGGTCGCCGAAGTTCCAGATAATCGAGGCGACTACTGAGCTCGGGAGGATGTCCAGCGCGGTTCGGCTCGCCGCGATGATGACGAACTCCCGAGACGTCCCGTACAGTGCGAACGAGGTCCCCACAACCGAGACCCCGCTGGTGAAGACAGTGATTGCGCGGCGGGACCGCCCCTGAAAAACCTCAGACGTCTCACTCATGGATCATAACGTGGTTATTATACCGGCCGTGCCGCGACTACTTGCTCGCTGTTTGTCCCGTTATCGCTTGACACGTTGCCGTATGCCGTCACGTTCTCGTGGCCCGTGACGTTCGCGTGGGTACCGTTCATCGACTCGTATTTCGTGGCGTCGTACTCCGTTGAGTTGTTATGACCTGCTGGGTGTTCACCTTCGTGTGCGCGAATGGACAGCGACTCAGCCTCGACTACGCTTCCGTTGTAGTACCCCTTCGCAACGACTGTCCGCCCGACGGACATCGTTTCCGGCATCGGGCCGTCATAGACGACAGGAACCGATTCGTTCTCGTCAGTGACATTGAAAGACAGTTGATCGTTTGTCTGTTCGATATCGATGACGATTCCTTCGAGGTTTACTCTGTCTCCGTTGTATTCGTTGGTGTCCGTTATCTTCGTTGGCGTCGTAAACTCGGCAGCACCACCCATCGTGGTGACGGCCATCGCCCCGAACAGTACCGGAATTAACACACCGCCGACGAGTAGTCGTGTCTTCGTTTGCATAGATGATCGTGCGATAGTGTGGCGTCACGGTCAGACCGTTCGGTCACAGCGCAGTTCGTGTACTCGTGTGAGTCCATGATGGCTACAGGAGTTTGTAACTACCGAACGCGTACGCACCCTTGTTCATGCGTAGGCATACGAACGGTTTCAGTAGCCCAGACCGTTCCCAGCTCCTGGGAACACACGCGGCTATTATCGCCCCGAACATATTCACTTCCTCATGACCAACATGGTCGCGTGACGCGTCGGGCGGAACGCAATTCGATACCTATGACTGAGACAGACGATCTTGACAGACGTCGGTTCATCGCGAGCATCGGCACAGTGGTTGCAGGAGCATCTATCGCTGGGTGTGCCGCACCTGGGACAACCTCAAGTGGGGGCGAGCAGTCACCGAGCGCCGAAACCGAAGCGGATGCCAGTACGGAGACGGCCGCGCCAACGGAGACAGCGACCGCTACGGAAACGGAGGCTGCGGCGTCTGGGAGCGGGGACGTCCCATCGTCAGTGTCATCGTATCTCAGCGACACGAGTAACTTCGACGGCAGTGCGACCGACGCGACTGATCAGGACACCGTCACGGTCGACGTCGGCGCATCGGGGAACAACGGGAACTTCGCGTACGCCCCGGCCGCAATCGAGGTTTCGACCGGGACAACGGTGCAATGGGAGTGGACCGGCAAGGGGGCCGCACACAACGTCGTAGCGGAAGACGAGACGTTCAATTCCGGGTCCTCAGCTAGTGGAACAGGCGTCAAGTTCGAATACACCTTCGAGGAAACCGGCGTATACAACTACTACTGCACGCCGCACAAGGCACTCGGGATGAAAGGCAGCGTCATCGTCCGGTAACGCCATATCGGCTATCGGGCTGAACTACAGACCTGTTCGACTTTTTTCGAACGTAGCATCCCACCGACGGAGCGATGGTGCCCGTGTCTTGCGAACATTCGCTCCCAACTCAGGACAGGAGCCACATTCCGATGATTTCCGGCGCGGCCGGAACACAAACGCTCACTCAGCCACACTACACCGGACCAGTGTGACCTAGTTCCACCTGTGGGGCTGGGATGTCTGATAAAAGCCGCTTCGACGCGAATCGACACGCGGGGTCGCCGTCTTACGCTTCGTAGCCGGCGTAGTCCATCAGCTGTTTGAAGATGTCGGTGTCCATCGCCTCCTTGTAGACGACACCAGTGATCATCCCACCGGGGTACGCGGTCCCGTTCATCGCGTGACTGACCTTGTGACAGTGTGCGAGGTAGATGCCGGGATCAGCGTCGGCTTCGAACTCAATCGTGTGCCGACCGGCGGGCGGGATGCTGGTGATATCCTGGTCGTGGCGGGCGGCTTCCGGAATCTTCCCGCCGTCCTTGTGGGTCACCTGGAAGCGGTGGTTGTGGATGTGCATCGGGTGGTCCATGTACCCGTTGTTGCACATGTGGATGCGCACCGTATCGCCCTGCTCGACGATGATCGGCGAGCCATCTTCCGGGTGGAGCGTCCGGGGTGCCGACTTGCCGTTGACCGTGAACGTGTCAGGGCGGCGGTTGCGAACGTCGTAGTTGGCGTCCATGCCGGCCATCTGCTGGTTCAGCCGGGAGTCCCACTCCTTCAGCGTCATGAAGTACTCCTTGTCGGCCGGCTCGTACCCCTTCGGGTCGACGCGGAAGATACCGTACATCCCCATGTCAATATGTCGATGGGTCTGGTAGTGGCAGTGGTAGAGATGGGTGCCCGTCACGTTCGCGGGGATCGTGTAGGTGTGTTTCTCGCCGGGGTCGATGCGGATGCCCGTGGTCGTCGGGACGCCGTCGTCTTCCCACTGCTTCTGGACGGCGTGGAAGTGGACCGTATGTGGGCGCATGCCGTCCGTGTTGTCGAACGTGACCTCCATGTCCTCGCCCTCCGTCGTCCGGAGAATCGGACCGGGGACGCTCGGTTCGCCGTCGTCGGCCTTGAACGCCCACACCTTTGGCAGTTCGACCGGGCCGCCCATCGATTTGCCGGGATGGGCCTCGTGTTTGGCGGGAACGGAGGACAGCGTCACTTCGCCACCCTGCTCGTCAACGTTGACGATCTCCGGGGGAGACGTGGTCGGGAGGTCCCCCTCGGACTGTGCTGGGGTCGTACTGGCGTCGACTGACTCTTCGGTTGGAACCTCACCCGGCGCGGTACAGCCCGCAAGCGCCACCGTGCCACCGAGGCCAGAGGCTTTCACGAAGTCACGACGGGAGATGCCCGATCCGGGTGCGCCGATCTGGTCTTCCATAAGCAACTGGGGCTAAGACACCACAGTATAAACCCCCAAAGCCAGTTCTCAGGCCGGCAGAACCGTTCTCAGTTACTGGGAACCGGGGCACGGTTACAGATAAGTCCCCCATATATTGCGTGCTGTGTGGCGGAAACGTCGGCTGTATCGGGCGGTAAGCGCTCCGAAGTCGGTTACATTAAACGTCTTGGGCGGGCAGTTTCGGGCAAGGATGGTCCGGGACCCCTTCGCTGACGAGGAGACGCCGGAGTTACAGGCGGTCCTCGACGCACTCGACGATGAGGACTGTCGCGCCATTGTCAGCGTACTGGAGGAACCGTTGACGGCGAGCGAGATATCCGACCGGAGCGGCGTACCGCTATCGACGACCTACCGAAAGCTCGAATTACTGACGGAATCCTCGTTGCTGTACGAGGGCGTTGAGGTCCGGTCGGACGGCCAACACGCCAGCCGATACGCGATTGATTTCGAGGAGGTCGTCATCAGTCTCGACGAGGAACTGTCGCTCACCGTCGACATCTCACACCGCGCTCGGACGCCGGACCAACGACTCGAAAACCTCTGGTCTGAGGTGCGAAAGGAGACATAACCATGGTACACATCCCAAGTTCACAGGTCGGCATCGTCGTCTCGAAGACACTGATCCTCATTCTTGGCGGACTGATAACGTACTACTCGTATCAGGCGTACAGCCGGACGAAAAGCCCCCAGCACAAGTGGCTCACATACGGGTTCGGGGTGGTGACCCTCGGTGCGTTTGCCGGCGGCGTTCTCGATATCGTTGTCGGCAGGTTTCTCGGGCAGGAACTGCTTCCCGTGAGCGTCTTCACGTCGAGTTCGCTGACGGCCATCGGCCTGGGCATCATCCTGTACTCGCTGTACGTTCGGTAGCGAGTCCGTAGCGCACCTGCGCGGCAGTCTTTTGATCTCTTACGTCTCGATTTTTTCGAGCGGGCAACGTCCGTGCCGCGTCGTGACAGTGGTATTCTCACCGACTGGAAACGCTACGGACGGTATATTTAGCAGGACGTGTCAATCAGAGTCATGCTTGGAGCGAACGCAGTGTTGTTAATCGGGATGAAAACAGTCACGCTGTTCTGTGGCGTGATACTGACAACGTTGACTTACCGCGCGTACCGCCGTACTCAGGCACCGGCGATGCGAGCGCTCTGTCTCGGAATCGGGTTCGTCACACTGGGCGCAATACTCGGCGGCAGCCTGCACCAGCTTGTCGGGCTGCCGGTGGCACAGAGCGTCACTGTTGAGGAACTGTTTACCGCTGCTGGGTTCTTTATTCTGACCTACTCGCTGTATACGGACCAGCCGACCACGCCAACTTGAGTCACGAGTCCTCGGCAGGCGTGTGTTCACGACCGGTCAGCAGTGTTGGCAGCGATTGTGGGCTATGCGCAACGAGGACAGCGACGAGGTTGCCCGCGAACAGCAGCGTCCCGAAAAACGCGAAAATCCCGGCGACCAGCGCCGTGCCGTCCGGTGTCGCAAACCACTGATTGCTCGCGAGGAGGGCGTACGCAATAGTCACTGCAACACCATCTACCGCCGCGATGCGGTGGTCGTACAGGTCATCGACCATCGGAACGTCCTCGAAGCCGAGGCGGTCGCTGTACCGGTGGACCCAGATGATGAACGGGACGACGTGATACAGCGTCCCGAAGACGACAAAGCCGATGCCGCCGACGAGTAGCGCTGTCGACGGCTGACCGAGCAGCCCGGTGTACGCGAGCGGGTCGTTCCACCACGCGACCACCGTCAGCCCTGCCCAGAGAAACAGCGACAGCGCCGCGACGCTATAGCGGGTCAGCATCGGCGACCACTCGACACGCGCACCGACGAGCTGTCGCGCCAGAAGCACCGCCACCGCGCCGAGACCAGCAGCGACGAGAACCGCGCCGAGCCG
This region includes:
- a CDS encoding thioredoxin family protein, which gives rise to MNARKTITIAFFLVVLGVGYYSMNAAPVVRDDAHTYQGGLEWETDPGTALDAAQSQDKPVLVYYWATWCTYCERYDKNHYRNETIRAAMDDYVLLAINIDDPGNGTALVRQHQATYPPQHRIMTPNGDTVESVEGYIGRDELLATLEKRSEEAT
- a CDS encoding cytochrome-c peroxidase, with translation MRYMSRQPLARAVFVVGMSLLLIGGPIVSTVGAVDGGPSGEAVSDTLDETAQQTAQTSNQSSNETSDLPVEPPTSQPLPSYEEVRKPNDTEAKIELGKKLFFDPRLSDTGSISCNTCHNVMEGGDGSRTVGRGVHGQTGPRNSPTVWNAVFMSTQFWDGRADTLEAQAKGPITAGVEMGMPTSEAAMEKIRNNEGYVELYEDVYGGEDPVTLNNTVDAIAAYERTLITPNSSYDRYVRGDEDALTERQLNGMETFKELGCQGCHSGPAFNGPQWQMENGNGYYQKLGVYQGSNPQCDQYIDRYNLYADSGRAGVTGDSSDEHMFKVPTLRNVEHTAPYFHNGQVRTLENATKVMASCQVGQNISDQQAENVTAFMTSLTGQYPEQQMPRIPSRSGGEPMLPEDAGDASAPDTDDAASVGTPAETAAAQQTAEPQQAGVSGGSSDGSSPTSAAAFMMAAALLIALLAVAYAQRKR
- a CDS encoding cytochrome c biogenesis protein; protein product: MNVLSRLETRGIPYLRALFQSSSIKYLTLLAGVASLGSIFGMASDSMYGVSNQINLIAYWHIGLATAAAVALTVTFLGCALYLATETPFWEFLAHSSGEVGFLMVTLTLVTGSVWGKVIWNSWWEWTDIRLVTFLVIWFIYAGYLLIYSAGGDSASLKRITSVYGIVGFVTVPLSYLSTRLWTPTFHRPTTGNPDADATITVPALLLSIAALLLVYLYLVGSRVQLRELKRRVNYARRDRTLDDHAMGPSQGGD
- a CDS encoding sulfite oxidase, encoding MSETSEVFQGRSRRAITVFTSGVSVVGTSFALYGTSREFVIIAASRTALDILPSSVVASIIWNFGDLSFSLALLVFGIALAGVTGAVSYAGFRTGERLVEGAPNIGGMVLSLLAVWVFVAATVWAPLPAIVPAAAGTIGTGLVIARSTDNSNGQPATPDDRRAFVKTLAGLGAYNVVAHAVGFVQGSGSQTEDLSTSSSEREDESNPVEQRLATAADRSFDVEGMTGLVDTTDSFFTVDINPRPPTVETDSWTLSVTGNVETEREFTYEDLRQRETITRFKTLRCLGDPVDGEQIGTALWTGCSLMDLLSEAGANGSHVVFRAADDYYYSMPMSMLSDAMLAYGMNESQLPRQHGFPVRALLPNRWGKLNVKWLDEIEVVDQSESGYWEERGWNGMGTVNTVVKISTSNRLSDGRVQLGGHAYAGTDGIRAVLVSLDGGETWDTATLSDQLPDPDTWRQWKYEWQPERSSYTVIAKAIDGTGAEQTRVRSSPFPDGATGWSRLDLSVQL
- a CDS encoding cytochrome c maturation protein CcmE; translated protein: MQTKTRLLVGGVLIPVLFGAMAVTTMGGAAEFTTPTKITDTNEYNGDRVNLEGIVIDIEQTNDQLSFNVTDENESVPVVYDGPMPETMSVGRTVVAKGYYNGSVVEAESLSIRAHEGEHPAGHNNSTEYDATKYESMNGTHANVTGHENVTAYGNVSSDNGTNSEQVVAARPV
- a CDS encoding halocyanin domain-containing protein, which codes for MTETDDLDRRRFIASIGTVVAGASIAGCAAPGTTSSGGEQSPSAETEADASTETAAPTETATATETEAAASGSGDVPSSVSSYLSDTSNFDGSATDATDQDTVTVDVGASGNNGNFAYAPAAIEVSTGTTVQWEWTGKGAAHNVVAEDETFNSGSSASGTGVKFEYTFEETGVYNYYCTPHKALGMKGSVIVR
- a CDS encoding multicopper oxidase domain-containing protein — its product is MEDQIGAPGSGISRRDFVKASGLGGTVALAGCTAPGEVPTEESVDASTTPAQSEGDLPTTSPPEIVNVDEQGGEVTLSSVPAKHEAHPGKSMGGPVELPKVWAFKADDGEPSVPGPILRTTEGEDMEVTFDNTDGMRPHTVHFHAVQKQWEDDGVPTTTGIRIDPGEKHTYTIPANVTGTHLYHCHYQTHRHIDMGMYGIFRVDPKGYEPADKEYFMTLKEWDSRLNQQMAGMDANYDVRNRRPDTFTVNGKSAPRTLHPEDGSPIIVEQGDTVRIHMCNNGYMDHPMHIHNHRFQVTHKDGGKIPEAARHDQDITSIPPAGRHTIEFEADADPGIYLAHCHKVSHAMNGTAYPGGMITGVVYKEAMDTDIFKQLMDYAGYEA
- a CDS encoding helix-turn-helix domain-containing protein encodes the protein MVRDPFADEETPELQAVLDALDDEDCRAIVSVLEEPLTASEISDRSGVPLSTTYRKLELLTESSLLYEGVEVRSDGQHASRYAIDFEEVVISLDEELSLTVDISHRARTPDQRLENLWSEVRKET
- a CDS encoding DUF7521 family protein, with product MVHIPSSQVGIVVSKTLILILGGLITYYSYQAYSRTKSPQHKWLTYGFGVVTLGAFAGGVLDIVVGRFLGQELLPVSVFTSSSLTAIGLGIILYSLYVR
- a CDS encoding DUF7521 family protein, with the translated sequence MLGANAVLLIGMKTVTLFCGVILTTLTYRAYRRTQAPAMRALCLGIGFVTLGAILGGSLHQLVGLPVAQSVTVEELFTAAGFFILTYSLYTDQPTTPT